In one window of Myxocyprinus asiaticus isolate MX2 ecotype Aquarium Trade chromosome 43, UBuf_Myxa_2, whole genome shotgun sequence DNA:
- the LOC127434016 gene encoding stAR-related lipid transfer protein 7, mitochondrial-like — protein MFSSVQHRPVCSIGARAVRLQSLSTYKQSNATGKMINTSWTFSWMGQRMGLLLSWIQEAGRRTNKLASDKKKERLLSIFANHCSFVTGQRLRRAFQIGELYSNLYSERTRWTLVGSIWRRLQSKHAPTGKLIAALAGVFMWEDEKIRDDELRRCALELQALEGVRSQSAVSKTAVVVDPGWEVVMEKKNFRVWRRPIQGSHLFEYRVFGSYTDVTPRQFFNVQLDTEYRKKWDALVIKLEVVDRDVNTGTEVVHWATHFPYPMYSRDYVYVRRYHFDVENSLMILVSRAVKHPSVPETQEFVRVHSYQSKMVIRPHRSFDENGFDYLLTYSDDPQTVFPRYCVSWMVSSGMPDFLEKLHTAALRAKNMDVGVQDYVSIVKPTQSTQERLGADNPHTGGPSQIYA, from the exons ATGTTCTCCTCCGTCCAACATCGGCCTGTATGCAGCATAGGTGCCAGAGCTGTTCGCCTGCAAAGCTTAAGTACTTATAAACAAAGTAATGCTACTGGTAAAATGATCAACACATCGTGGACTTTCTCTTGGATGGGGCAACGTATGGGCCTGCTGCTGTCATGGATCCAGGAAGCAGGAAGACGAACAAACAAACTGGCCTCCGACAAGAAGAAAGAGAGACTGCTGTCTATATTCGCCAACCACTGTAGTTTTGTGACCGGTCAGAGGTTGAGAAGGGCTTTTCAGATTGGGGAGTTGTATTCAAACCTGTACTCCGAGAGAACCAGGTGGACACTCGTGGGCAGCATATGGCGGCGGCTGCAGAGCAAACACGCCCCCACGGGAAAACTCATCGCAGCCCTGGCTGGAGTCTTCATGTGGGAGGATGAGAAGATCCGAGATGATGAGCTGAGGAG GTGTGCATTGGAGCTGCAGGCTTTGGAGGGTGTACGAAGCCAGAGTGCAGTCTCAAAGACTGCTGTGGTTGTGGATCCAGGATGGGAGGTGGTCATGGAGAAGAAAAACTTCAGAGTGTGGAGGAGGCCAATCCAGGGTAGCCATCTGTTTGAGTACAGAG TGTTTGGTTCATACACCGATGTCACCCCCCGCCAATTCTTCAACGTTCAG TTGGACACAGAGTACAGGAAAAAATGGGACGCATTAGTTATCAAACTGGAAGTGGTGGACAGGGATGTCAACACGGGCACTGAGGTTGTTCATTGGGCAACGCATTTTCCA TATCCTATGTACTCCAGAGACTATGTCTATGTGCGCCGTTATCACTTTGATGTGGAGAACAGCTTGATGATCTTAGTCTCCAG AGCTGTTAAACACCCCAGTGTCCCAGAGACCCAGGAATTTGTCCGAGTTCACTCTTACCAGTCTAAGATGGTCATCCGACCACATAGATCATTTGACGAG AACGGCTTTGACTACCTACTGACTTACAGTGATGACCCTCAGACGGTCTTTCCTCGCTACTGCGTCAGCTGGATGGTATCGAGTG GCATGCCAGATTTTCTGGAGAAGCTTCACACAGCTGCACTCAGAGCTAAAAACATGGACGTAGGTGTCCAAGACTACGTCAGCATTGTTAAACCTACCCAATCCACTCAAGAACGGCTAGGAGCTGACAACCCTCACACCGGAGGCCCAAGTCAGATCTATGCCTGA